A stretch of DNA from Streptomyces sp. NBC_01197:
GCAGCGTCCAAGACACTGCCCCAGGACTGCTCGCCAATTTCACCCTCAGCAGGAACGTAGATTCCCTGCTTGTGGAACTCCATAATCTTCTCGGCCCTAGCGGTCAGCTCAGCAGCCCTTTCCTTGGGGAAACTGAAGACCACTTCATCGTGAACAATGAGACGGATATAGGGTGTGAATCCTGCCTCATGAAGGTCCAGGACAGTGCTCACAGTGATATCCCTGGCAGCACTCTGAATAGCGAAGTTGATGGCCGCATACTCGTGTCCAGGGTCAACAATGAGCCAGCGGCCAGTAATGGTGTAGATACCACCATTGCGCTTAGCCTCATTGGCCCGCTTTCGGGCGTAAGCAGCAACACCAGGATAGAGCCGGTTGAATCCCTCAACAACCTTCTTGGCCTGAGCCAGAGGAATATCAGCCTGCTCAGAAAGGGCCTTAGCCCCTCCTCCATAGGCAATCAGGAAGTTGCACATCTTTCCAATCTTCCGGGAAACTCCTGCTGCATCTGCTGTGAGCTGATGAAGGTCTTCACCATTAGCGAATGCCGCCAACATTCGCTTGTCACCAGATAGAGCCGCCGCTACCCGAAGTTCCTGGTTAGCAAAGTCAATGCAGACCGTTACGTGACCAGGCTCAGCAAGGAAGCAATGGCGCACATAACCAGTACCAGAAGGAAGAGTCTGAGCTGCAATGGCTCCAGTAACACTCATCCTCGCTGTCCGGGCCTGGAGAGGGTTGATATTTACATGGACCCTCCCATTCCTGTCCCGGTTGTTGTAAGCAGCTTCAAACCAGGTCTTGCGTTTCTTCTGAGCCGACTTCGCCTTGATGATGGCTTCAGTCAGCGGGTGGTCAATACCCTGTAGGACCGAATCATCTACAGACAGCTGCCCCTTAGGATGCTCCTTGCTCGGCTTAGTCCTCTTGGAGTCCTTGGTGAACTTGTGGCCTATTCGCTCAAGGGCAGCGATGATCTGGTCAGCAGAGCCAATTAGCTCTACGCCCCACTTGGCTGCAACAGACCGCCACTTACTCTCTTCAGCCTTAAGCTCCTGGATACGGTCCCAGGCATACACGTCATCAACCAGATAGCCAGCACGTTCAAGCTGGTAGGTAACCCAGTTGATCCTGTGTTCCCAACCAATGAGCCCCTTCTTGATGGACCTTTGGGAGATTTTAGGGAAGAGGAGCTTAGTCAGCCGGAATGCCCAGATAGGGTCCATTCCTGCGTAGAGGTTGTACCCCTCATGATCGAGAGGCACCTTGCCCCACACATTATCCTTGTTGACCTTGCCGTAAATGCCTTCCTTGAACTCACGAATATACTTAAGACCCCGTGCCTTCAGGCTCTCCTTGGAGACCTCAGGATCATCAGCGAATCTGAACTCCAGGGTCTGACCGCTGCTGTCCCTGGCTTTGTACCCAACAAGCTCTTTCTGACTATTCAGATCCTGAGCTATCTCGGTCATGGACTTCTTGACCCGAGCGCCCATCTCAGCGTCGATGTAGTGAGGGACCAGCTCTTCGAGCTTGAGTCCAGGTCCACCGCTGTCCTTTCCTCTTGAATCCACCAAGTGAGCCAGGATCTTGGTATCCCACATTTTCTGCACAAGCGGGTAAGGGTCTACACCGAAGCACTCTTCAATTACATGAAGGTCGAAGCATCGGTTATGAGCTGACAGCCTCTCAGCAGTTGTCAGGGCCCACTTCATGGCCTTCACATAAGGCTCACCAAGCTCTACTGGGATAACCCAGGCAGTGTCATGGTTTCCGAACTGAGCCAGCCTGCAACCGTACTTATCGGGAGCATCCCACCAGTTGAAGCCCCCAGTAGTCTCCGTATCAAACCCCATGAAGGGGTTGTCTATAACGAACTGCTTGAACGGGAGGAGGTCTCTTACTGTCTCGACCACATTGATAGTGATCGGGCCCTTAACGTCGCACTTAATGACCTTCAATAGAAGACCTCCCCCTGTTGAGTTGACCTACGCCTTAATGACACTCGACACAGTTACTTCCATGACCCGGATCACATGCCAGCAACCGGAGCCCTTTGCCATGAGATCCATGTACTCGATTGCATCTGTCTCGTCATCAAACTGATGAAGAGCGACGTAACGAAATCCTTCGTGCTTACGAACCTCATACTTCTCGGTGTAGTTCACTTCTCACCACTTCCATAGGGCTCATCCGGTATGTCAGAGAACGAGTTCGGAGCAATCTCCTTGAGATGCATGAGAACCTTGTGAGCGAACTTCTGAAGCTCTGCATCTGCATGGACTGAGTGACGCTTCTGGAGTGTGTCTCGCCAAGCCCTCAGGTTCCCTGTAACCACCATGTCCACAGGAGCTGCATTGGGGAGAACAGAACGAGCAGCCTCACGGGCCTGCTTACGAGTAAAGCCCCGTTCCGTCAGGTTCTGAACCAGATGTTCGTATGTCGCTACGGCAACCTCGTACACCTCATAGACCAGACCCTCAGGGAAGTCCGTGTTCTTAATAGCAGGGGGAATAACAGGCTCGGTCTTCGAGTAGTCCACATAGCGCTGAGAGACCACGGAAAAGGAGAGGTGTCGGTGACGAGTCAGCTCAGTCAGAAGGGCTCGGGAGACATCTCGAACCAAGAAGGTCACCGAGGCGTGCTCAAGCACTGAGAAGTGCTGCTGACTCAGGATGTTGCTGAGGTAGCCCTCATTGGTGGCCGTAGCAGGGTTAGGGCGGTTGAAGCTCTTGTAGCAAAGGCGCCCGGCACCTTCTACCAGACCATCCGCTCCCGTGGTGTTTTCAGAGCTGAGTGGTCCCATTTCGTACCCATACGCATCCCACATGGGTAGAACGTCTACGACGGTTTCAGCAAGAACAGAGACCTTCAAAGTAGCTCCTCAGTAGTTGTGGTGAGTAGTCCAGTAGGACCAGGCAGAACAGGCGCCGCCGTAGCGGCTGTTCACATAGCTCCTCATCCAACGGAGCTGAGTAGTGGCGTTAGTTCGCCAGTCACTTCCAGCAGACGCCATCTTTGAGCCAGGAAGGCTCTGAGGCAGCCCGTAAGCGCCTGAGGAGGGATTGGTGGCAGAAACCCTCCAGCCCGACTCGTGAGAGATCAGAGAGGCTGCACAGCCATACTGAGAGCCGAAGACTGCTCGGGCCTGGTTCTGTACTGAGCCCCAAGGAAGAGCAGTGACCTTCTTGCGCTTGTAGTCCCGAGTAGCTGCCTGGACAGTCACTCGGACTGTGACCCTGGGCCAGGAACCTTCTTGGTAACTGTTGGGCCAGGGACAGGAGTTGGGGAGACCTCAACCTGAGTAACTGTGGGTCCTGGAACAGGAACCCTCTTCACTACCGGCTTTACAGGCTCTGGCACAGCAACAGCCACAGCACCACCAAGAACCAGAACTGCACTGCTCAGAACGAGGATCTTCGCTGACTTGACATTCAATTGATCTCCCATGCCGGAGGGCTAAGGGGCCAGGCCGTATTGCCTGGCCCCCGGTTCTGACCTCTTAGCAACTTTTAGCGGTTACTTGAACTCGCCTGTCTTCTTGTCCTTCCACAGTGGGGCACACTGCTGGTCCTTGGGAGTGCCCTGAGGGGCACCACAGAACTGAGCCTCCCAAGAGCCACCGTTCTTGTAATTCCGGTTCCCATGAGCACATGTATAGCCACCTCCAGCGGCCACAGGAGCCTGTGCAACCGGCTGATGAACTACCTGACCATTCTGGAAAGTGGGCTGGGCAACCGGAGTACTCGGAGTACCAGGGTTATAGGTGGAACGAACATAATCAGCGGCTCGGGAAACCAGCTCAATAAGCCCCTCGTTCTTCATGGCTGCAACAAGTGCCTTAGCATCCCGTGCAGTCTGCTCTGCACTAGCCCCATAAACAGTGGGGGTGAACCACTCCGCATCGTAGCCAGCAGCAGCCTTAAGGGTCATGCCAATCTTGAAGGGGTTAGGAGAAGAAGCAATCGGAGTGGTCACAGGCGGCTCCTGAGCGTTGTTAGCAGCTTCGTGGGACTCCCAAGGGGAGGTAGTTCCAAACGGGTCGAACGGGTCTTCAGCAGTCATGTGCTTACCTCCTGGTTTAAGTATGCAGGCTTTCTGGCCTCTTCGCAACTTTTAAAGCAAGTGAACTGGCTCACATCAAATAGGGCAGGCTCCCGAAGCGCAGATCTCATCGAAGCCAGTGTCTGTGACCTCAATGCCTACCTCAGCAGCTCGGAGACGGTACTCAGCCTCAGAGATGCGCTCATACGGACTTTGCGGCATAGACATCTCAGGGAAGACCGTAGTCCCCTTGAGAACAGGCAGGAACTCAGTGAGGAGCCGCGAGAGTTCATCAACGGAGTACTGCCCAGGGTCAACATTCACTGTGTAGCTCACTGCCTGGTCCGCCCAAGCATCCTGATACAGAGCCTGCACAGAGAGCATGTCTCGAATCGTCAGGTCCCCAGCACTCTGGAAGTACTCAGGGAACTCCATCTGATCCAACAGGCTGTCCTTGGTGGGTATCTCTACCACCATCGTGTTAGCGGCGTACTGACAGGGCTCTACTTGGTAACCCTGTCGTCGGTACTCCTCTACCTGAGCAATCTCAGAAGGCTCTACAGCAGAGAACCGGATGCGCCGAATGAAGTAGGCGGCAAATGGAGCGTGTACAGCCTCGCCAGAAACACCAGCGAGCTTAGAGGTAGTCCCAGTAGGAGCAATCACACGCTTCTTGATCGGGACAGGGATACGAAGCTGGTTGCAGTACTCACTAGCTGCCTTGTCAACAGCAGCGGCCATGTCTTCCAGCTCTTCAATCAAGCGGTGATCCTCCCATGCCTGAGAGTAGAGAAGACCTTGCTTAGCCAGGTAGTCAGCGAAGCCAAGGTGCCCAACACCGATACGACGGTAACGGGCAATAGCCTCAGCGGACTTGGGGTCAGCCACCTCAGCGAAAGTGGCTCGAATCAGATACCGAGTGATGAGCCTGTGTGCCTTGCCAAGCCCAATGGCGTCAACCCCACCAATGTGGTCAACGAAAGCCCCCAGGTTCACAGAGCCAAGATTGCAGGGCTCCCAGGGAGTGAGAGTGGCCTCTCCACAGGGGTTGGTGGTGTAGGTACCGTCCACCTCTCCATCAGCCGTCAGAGCTGAGTTCCAGACACCAGGCTCTCCGTTGTGGAGCATCCCCTCAGCAATGGCCTGGAGGACTTCATACGCATAGCCCCCATGATACTTGTCTCGCATCTCAAAGAATCGAGCATCCACCTCAACAGAGATGTTGGTTGTCCAATGCCCGCCGTTCTTCTTGATGTTGATGAACTCGAAAATAAGCGGGTCATCCCAAAGCATGATGGACATGCGAGCAGAGCGACGGACACCACCAGAGACAATGCACTGAGCAATGGAGTGATCAATCTCCATAGCCTCAAGACCAGTTAGAGGCTCAGGTCCACCACAGTTTCTGACAATACCCGCAAAGATCTCCCCTACCTCGTACATCATCTGTGCAAAAGGAGCCGGGCCTGAAGCAGTACCGCCAAAGCTCTTGAGTACAGCTCCCTTAGGCCGGACACGGCTCACGTCATAGACACGCTCCTGGTGACGTGTCTTGGGGTCGTGGGCAGTCTGAATCAGATCACCAAGGGCTGCGGCCCAACCTTCACGGGAATCGAAAACGTCATAACTTCCGTACCACTCATGACTGTACTCATGGGAGATGAGACCAGCCTCAACCATGTCTGTGTAGTCCTGGTGCTCAGGGTCACAGACGATGTGGACCTGAACCGGGACCTGGACTGGAGGGAAGTCCTCAAAGTACCGAGCCGAGTAGTTGGCTCCTACTCCCCCGCCCTCTGCCAGTCGGAGAAGGGTGAAGGTGAAGTGCTCCTCCGGCTTCGCTGAATCCCAGCCAGCAGCCCAGCAGTTGTTGAGAGCGAAGTCATTGACGCCAGAGGACTTCAGATGCCGTCCAGCAGGCAAAACCTTGAAGCTCTCAATCATCTCAATCAGGGCCTCACGCTCCCCCTCTTCAATGTAGCGAGAGGGCACAAGCTTGAGATTCCCGTCAACAACTCGCCGGACTGTATCCGACCAACTCTCCTGAGAGCCATCAGGCTTAGTACGGCTGTACGTCCGATAGAAAACGGTCTTAGCAGTCTCGGTGGCAAAGCCTGTCATGCATTCTCCTTCTTAGAGCTGCGGGCATAGCTGAGCATTGAGATAAACGTATCCAGGTCCTCAGCGCTAAAGTTGTGCTCAAAGTCCATGAAATCAGGGGTACCAAATCGGAGATAAGTGAGATCAGACTCACCACCAAACACGACACTGGCTTTGTAGTCACTGCCAAACAGCAACATTGAGAGCTGAATCTCCATTAACGACCAGTCCTTGCATTCCGATTCATAATCTTGGCCAGGGTGTCTACAGCTCGGTAAGCAGCCCGTTCCTCCGACTGGTCCTTAGCAGGGATGCCATAGATGAAGACCCGCTGAAGCGCCTCCTGATGACGCTCATTCAGCTTAGGAATGGCCTTAGAGGCGTCAGCCCTGGCAGTCAGAATGTTATCCGAGATACGGCAGCGGGTTAGGTCATCCTTCTTGCCCATGAGCTGACCGATTTCATCATCGGTATAGGTGAAAGACCTCAGAGCTACACGAACCTCTTCAGGGGTGTAGTAGTACTGGTCGTCCATGAGGTCAAAGTGGTTTCGCTCCTTAGCTGCATAGCGCTTACCAGCGTTCCAGCAGACCTTACGGAGAAGATCCTCATCGTCTGTGTACCGAGACAGAATGTGCTTCTCAGTCATCAGGTGAGTGAGGATTTCCTGCTTCACATCGTCTGCCTCAACCACAGACCACTTATCAGCAATCTCACGAGCTACCTTACCGGCAATCTCGATGAGTGGAACCCAGTCAATTTCAGTATCGCTCATGCACTCTCCAGGCTTTCCAGGTCTTCGTCTCCGAGGTAGAAGAGACCATCAATAGTCCAACGTCCACGCTCGTGTGTTCCACAGTGGGAGCAGTCATTGGAGATCAGCTCAAACAACAGCTCCCCTTCTGTTACTAGGCACACCTTGTCTCCTTCACGGAAACGCTTGTCTGGGGTCTTGCGTCGCTTAGCCACCCATGTCCTCCTTGATAGCCGCAATGACCTGGTCATCAAATTCACTGTCAGCAATGTGTCCAGCAACATCCCGAATAAAGGCGACGAGCTGTTCGTACTTCATATTGGAAGCCATAGTTTCAGCAAGTGACTCCAGGTCCATAGGGACCTCAAGGTAAATAGGCTCAAAGATTCTAGGCACTGTACTTCTCCCCATTCACTGTAAACTCATGGCCATTCAGCATCACCAGCTCAGGGTAGGACTTCTTACCATCCACCCGAACAATCCCAAAAGCCTGCTGCCAGTTAGCAGCTCCGTACTTCAAGTAGGCAGCCTGGTTCATCTCCATAAGGTTCCCGATCTCAAGACCAGTGATGGTCTCAACCTTGCCCTTATAGCCCCGAGACTCAGAGATCAGACCAGCCTTATGTGTGTGGCCACAGACCACTGACTTACCAATCTTTCGAGCCGCACCAATAGCTGTCCCGCCCGCATAGCGGCTCAGGCTGAAGCCCAGGTGCCCATGAGTAGCTGTCCAGCCAGGGGCAAAGTCATAGAAGTCCTCATGGAAGTCAATGCCCCACTCATCCAGCCGTAGGAGCTTGTCCTCCGTGAAGGGGTTCCCGTGTTCGTCGTCCAGGAGGGCCGGAGCCTTCTTAGCGAAGTACTGAGCGGGCCTCAGACCATGGTTGCTCTTGATAAGCGAAGAGGGGCCGCTGTATACGGCCCTGAGAGCCGCACAGTAGTAACGGCGGGTGTACTCAGCATCCTTGAGTGCACCGCCTTCAAACTCGGCCTTGGTGCCCTCAGTCCAGCGAGAAGGCTGAGGGTAGTCAGTGACATCCCCAATGTTCACTACCTCATCCGGCTGCTGATCCTTAATGTAATTCAGGACCGCCTTCCAGGACTTCCTATCGTGGAATGGCATTTGTAGGTCACTGACAAAGCAATAGGTCTTCAAGAGTTCTCCAGTCGCTCGATCTCGAACTCAATATTCTGAATGGCCTTACGGAGATCAGTGACAGCATCCTCAGTCTTCAGGCCAGCACGCCAGAGGTACTTGATTGCTGAGCCAACAAAAAAGGGGTAGTGCCCCACAATGTCCTTGCACTCAATCCCAGAGGGGTGAGACGTGTAGTGGCTGGGATGATTTACCACATCCGGCCTCTTTGCAACTTCTGTCTCAACAGAAAGAGGCGGTGCTGACAGAACCTCATACTCCGACTCAAGAGTCAGGAAGAAAATATCGGTCCACCAATACTCTCCACCATCAAGGATAAGCTTCACTCCGAAGTCATCGAGCTCCGAGATTACGCCACGCTGACCCATCACAGTTGACTCATCACTAGTAACCACTACACGGTCACCCACTGAGAACTCGCTCATCAGCTATCCAATCCAAGCAGTTGGCGAATAAATCCAGGGCCATATGAACGACGAAGAGAGTCAGGGTCTTCTCCGTCAGGGAGATCTATAGGGACTCCATTAGGAAGACGCTCAGCCAGCTTCTCTGTCATCTTCCTGCCAGCCTCATCCCCATCCCCCAGGATGAACACCTTCTCGTAGCCCGCAAAGGAATTGTCGAAGTGGTCCTTCCAGGCGCTCACACCCTGGACAGCAGCTGTGGGAACTCCGTCCAGCTCAACCGCCCAGGCACTGAACTCACCCTCAGCGATGGCGACATAGGCACTAGGCTGGATCAGGGCACTTGTGTTGTACAGCCTCGGTTTGTCAC
This window harbors:
- the thyX gene encoding FAD-dependent thymidylate synthase; this encodes MKVSVLAETVVDVLPMWDAYGYEMGPLSSENTTGADGLVEGAGRLCYKSFNRPNPATATNEGYLSNILSQQHFSVLEHASVTFLVRDVSRALLTELTRHRHLSFSVVSQRYVDYSKTEPVIPPAIKNTDFPEGLVYEVYEVAVATYEHLVQNLTERGFTRKQAREAARSVLPNAAPVDMVVTGNLRAWRDTLQKRHSVHADAELQKFAHKVLMHLKEIAPNSFSDIPDEPYGSGEK
- a CDS encoding toprim domain-containing protein; translation: MKQSNGQMPGSVEAAKTYWEQFKGSPADLYLQARGLEEGVSTHLPGFVGSARTGHERYRDHLVIPYLRPAGSKFTATIRFRCVRDECVKDIDGSYFFLKGEKEQHEQHSKYQSLPGDKPRLYNTSALIQPSAYVAIAEGEFSAWAVELDGVPTAAVQGVSAWKDHFDNSFAGYEKVFILGDGDEAGRKMTEKLAERLPNGVPIDLPDGEDPDSLRRSYGPGFIRQLLGLDS
- the nrdJ gene encoding ribonucleoside-triphosphate reductase, adenosylcobalamin-dependent, whose amino-acid sequence is MTGFATETAKTVFYRTYSRTKPDGSQESWSDTVRRVVDGNLKLVPSRYIEEGEREALIEMIESFKVLPAGRHLKSSGVNDFALNNCWAAGWDSAKPEEHFTFTLLRLAEGGGVGANYSARYFEDFPPVQVPVQVHIVCDPEHQDYTDMVEAGLISHEYSHEWYGSYDVFDSREGWAAALGDLIQTAHDPKTRHQERVYDVSRVRPKGAVLKSFGGTASGPAPFAQMMYEVGEIFAGIVRNCGGPEPLTGLEAMEIDHSIAQCIVSGGVRRSARMSIMLWDDPLIFEFINIKKNGGHWTTNISVEVDARFFEMRDKYHGGYAYEVLQAIAEGMLHNGEPGVWNSALTADGEVDGTYTTNPCGEATLTPWEPCNLGSVNLGAFVDHIGGVDAIGLGKAHRLITRYLIRATFAEVADPKSAEAIARYRRIGVGHLGFADYLAKQGLLYSQAWEDHRLIEELEDMAAAVDKAASEYCNQLRIPVPIKKRVIAPTGTTSKLAGVSGEAVHAPFAAYFIRRIRFSAVEPSEIAQVEEYRRQGYQVEPCQYAANTMVVEIPTKDSLLDQMEFPEYFQSAGDLTIRDMLSVQALYQDAWADQAVSYTVNVDPGQYSVDELSRLLTEFLPVLKGTTVFPEMSMPQSPYERISEAEYRLRAAEVGIEVTDTGFDEICASGACPI
- a CDS encoding DUF3310 domain-containing protein codes for the protein MSEFSVGDRVVVTSDESTVMGQRGVISELDDFGVKLILDGGEYWWTDIFFLTLESEYEVLSAPPLSVETEVAKRPDVVNHPSHYTSHPSGIECKDIVGHYPFFVGSAIKYLWRAGLKTEDAVTDLRKAIQNIEFEIERLENS
- a CDS encoding DNA polymerase, with product MKVIKCDVKGPITINVVETVRDLLPFKQFVIDNPFMGFDTETTGGFNWWDAPDKYGCRLAQFGNHDTAWVIPVELGEPYVKAMKWALTTAERLSAHNRCFDLHVIEECFGVDPYPLVQKMWDTKILAHLVDSRGKDSGGPGLKLEELVPHYIDAEMGARVKKSMTEIAQDLNSQKELVGYKARDSSGQTLEFRFADDPEVSKESLKARGLKYIREFKEGIYGKVNKDNVWGKVPLDHEGYNLYAGMDPIWAFRLTKLLFPKISQRSIKKGLIGWEHRINWVTYQLERAGYLVDDVYAWDRIQELKAEESKWRSVAAKWGVELIGSADQIIAALERIGHKFTKDSKRTKPSKEHPKGQLSVDDSVLQGIDHPLTEAIIKAKSAQKKRKTWFEAAYNNRDRNGRVHVNINPLQARTARMSVTGAIAAQTLPSGTGYVRHCFLAEPGHVTVCIDFANQELRVAAALSGDKRMLAAFANGEDLHQLTADAAGVSRKIGKMCNFLIAYGGGAKALSEQADIPLAQAKKVVEGFNRLYPGVAAYARKRANEAKRNGGIYTITGRWLIVDPGHEYAAINFAIQSAARDITVSTVLDLHEAGFTPYIRLIVHDEVVFSFPKERAAELTARAEKIMEFHKQGIYVPAEGEIGEQSWGSVLDAANSKH